The genomic window ATCCACCTTTCTCGATTTTTCAGACGCACCCTCTCAGTGATAAAAGTCTCAGTCTGTGTATCACTCTGAGCCTCTGGAATCTCCGCAGAACTTTCGAACTACCGCGTCATAGGCCTGGAGGGTGAGGTCAAGATCCTCAAGGTGCAAGTATTCGTCGTGGGAATGCAGTTGCGCGTGGACGGCGCCGAGCGTTCTTTCGCGGGCGTGGGCGGCAAAGCCATAGCCGACGCCACCGGCGCGCCGCGCGAAGCGCAGGTCGGATCCTCCAGCGGCAATCGTCGGTACTACTGCTGCGCCGGGGAACAGTTCCTGCAACACTTCCGAGAGCACTGCATAGAGGGGATGCTCGATAGGGGAGACGGTGGCTTCTTCACAGATGAGGTGCTCGATTTCAACGTCGATGCCATCCAGGGCTTCATATAGCAGTGCATCAACGTCTTCATCGCTCTGGCCGGGCAGGGTGCGAATGTCTAGCTCCAGCCAGGCGTGGCTGGGCAGCACATTGATTGCCTGCCCTGCTCGCAGCACCGTTTGGGCAATGCTCAGATGCGAGATGGCGTCACCGAACGCCGCGAGTTCTCCAAGCGGGGTGTAGTCCGTGCCGCTGAATACCGCGGTCTCGGTCTGTGGATCAAAGCGGAAGGCGTGCACGAACCCGCGCCACACATCATCGTCGCTCACCTTGGGTTGAATCTCAGCTATTCGGCGTGCTACCTCGCCGATCTTCACAATTGAGGAATCTTTGGCATAGGGCGCCGAGCCATGCCCAGCATCACCTCGCACGTGAATGCGGCGTTGGGCTGCACCTTTTTCACCTACGTACACCGTTACTGCATCGGAACCATCGGCGGTGGGCAGGTGGGCACCGCCGGTTTCTGAAAGGCAGTGCTCCCAGGAGAACGCATCGGGATGATGTTCACGTAGCCAGGCGGCCCCGAGTCCGCCACGGGCTTCTTCGTCGGCAAGCCCGACAAAGGTCACGGTGCCGGGCAGTCCACCCTCGCGCGCAACTTCCCGGGTAACTGCGGCCATGACGGCGGTAATGAAGAGCATGTCTACGCTGCCGCGGCCGTAGATCTTGCCATCGCGCACCTCGGCGGAAAATGGATCCAAGCTCCAACGAGCCTCATCCACCGGCACCACATCGGTGTGCCCCAGCAATGTGATTGGGGCAGCTTGCGGATCGCTGCCGGGTACGGTGAACGCGATGCTCACCCGTCCCGGTACAGGTTCGAAGCGCTGAACCTGTGCCCCAGAGTCTGCAAAGAATCTCTCCAGCGTGTCCGCATTGCGGACCTCTTGCCCGGATTCCGGGGTGAGGTTATTCACGCACGCCCCTTGGATCAGGGAGGTGAGGAGGGCGAGGGTGTCGTCGAAAAGCTTGTGCTGCATGCTTTGAAGCCTAACGCGAAGCGGAAAAGCTAAACACTGTTCAAGTTTGGGACTAGGATTGCCAGGGAGTAATCACACACGTCGAAAGGTGAGACGCGATGAGCGCAGCGATTCTGGAACTTGCACGCGAGAAGGTGCTGGAAAAGGGCGAGGGCCTGAGCAAAGACGAAGTGCTCGAGGTGCTCAAGCTCGACGATTCGCACATCAATGAGCTGCTTGAACTCGCCCACGAAGTGCGTTTGAAGTGGTGCGGCGAGGAAGTCGAGGTGGAAGGCATCATCTCGCTGAAAACCGGTGGTTGCCCCGAAGATTGCCACTTCTGCTCTCAGTCCGGACTGTTCCAATCGCCGGTGCGTTCCGCATGGCTCGACATCGCTGGCTTGGTGGAAGCCGCGAAGCAGACTCAGAAATCCGGTGCCACCGAGTTCTGCATCGTGGCCGCTGTTAAGGGCCCGGACGAGCGTCTCATGAGCCAGCTTGAAGAGGCCGTCGCTGCCATCAAGTCTGAGGTGGACATCGAGGTTGCTGCCTCCGTTGGCATTCTCACCCAAGAGCAGGTGGATCGTCTGGCTGCCGCCGGTGTGCACCGCTACAACCACAACTTGGAAACCGCGCGCTCCTTCTTCCCCAACGTTGTGACTACACACTCTTGGGAATCGCGCCGCGACACGTTGCGCATGGTTGCCGAAGCGGGCATGGAAGTGTGCTCCGGCGGCATCCTCGGCATGGGTGAAACCCTGGAGCAGCGCGCAGAATTTGCCGCTGACCTGGCAGAACTTAATCCCACCGAAGTGCCCATGAACTTCCTCGATCCACGCCCGGGCACTCCGTTTGAGGATAAAGAACTCATGGAAACCGCCGACGCCCTGCGCGCCATCGGTGCCTTCCGTCTGGCGTTGCCCAAGACCATCCTGCGCTTCGCTGGCGGCCGTGAGCTGACACTGGGTGATCTCGGCACTGAGCAGGGGCTCCTCGGTGGTATTAATGCGGTAATCGTTGGCAATTACCTCACCACGCTGGGCCGCCCGATGGAAGAGGACTTGGACATGCTGGGCAAGCTGCGTCTTCCCATCAAGGCGCTGAACACGAGTGTCTAATGGCGAAGACTGATTCCACTGAGTTGCTTGAGGCGCTGCTCGCCGGTGACGCGCCGAAGTTTCATCCTAACACTGGAAAGCCCGTTGAGCAGGAACAACGCCTTTCCCCCTCTGCCCGCGCCGGCTTTGAAGCCCCCCGTTTTTGCCAGATCTGCGGTCGCCGCATGGTGGTGCAGGTTCGCCCCGACGGATGGGATGCGCGCTGTTCGCGCCACGGCAGCGTCGATTCCGTGTACTTGGGCAGGCGTTAGCCAGTAGCTTTTCGACGTTTCACGTGAAACTTCTGTGACGTGGGCGTCGGAAAAGTCCTGGTGTCCACCACGACCAACACCCTCATATAAGGTGGCTTGTATGAAACTCTCTCGCGCAATCCTCGCTGCGGCAGCAACGCTGAGTCTCGCAGCCTGCAGCAATGGTGCTACGCCAGACAATGACACCTCGGTAGACTTCAAGGAAACCGAACGCATCGCCAGCGCCGATGGCACTGCCACCTCTGCGAAGCTTTTCAAGGAAAGCAAGAAAGTTGTGGTTGCCGGCGACAGCCTGGCCGAGCAGTGGGCCGGTGCGCAGCAGGCCGTAGAGCAGGGCATTCCGATGCTCGAAGGAGATTCCGAGGAAGTCCAAAAGGAAATCGATCGCCTCGGTGCCGAGGCGGAACACGTGGATCCCGAGAAGGCCAAGGAAAACCTGCCTGAGGACGTCAACAAAGACAATATTTTGCAAAAGATTGTTGAGTTGAAGCCGAAGAAGGAACGCGAGGGCGAGCCGATTCTGCTCAACAGCACTACCTCCATTGCGTCCGCGGCCACGGCACGAGCCCTCGGATCCCCGGTTGATCTGCTGCAGGGAAGCGATCCTCGCGAATCCGAGCACGTCATGGAAAACCCCGACACCGAAGTGCTGGCCGTGGGCGAGGGCTTTGTGCAGGAAAACAATTTTGACGAGCGCCTCGAACTAGCGAAAAACGGTGAGGTCGCCGGTGGCGGCGGACTGGTATTCCCCGGCAGGCGAATGATCGCTCTCTATGGGCATCCCTCTGGTGGCGCTCTCGGCGTGATGGGCGAATACAAGCCCGAAGATGCCGTGAAGAAGGCGGAGGAATTGGTTGCAGAGTATCAACCGATGGAATCCCAGCCTGTGATTCCAGCATTTGAAATCATCGCGACCGTGGCCGCCGCGGAACCCGGCCCCGATGGGGATTACTCCAACGAGGCTGATCCGGAAGAACTCAAGCCCTACATTGACGCCATCACCAATGCCGGTGGCTACGCGGTACTTGACCTGCAATCGGGCCAGGCAGACTTCCTCAGCCAGGCCAAGCGCTATGAAGAATTGCTGAAGAACCCGAACGTGGGTCTGGCGTTGGATCCTGAGTGGCGCATCAAGCCTGGCGAGGTACCCATGCAGCGCGTGGGCAACGTGGAGGCTTCGGAAATCAATGAGACCTCCGAGTGGTTGGCAAACTTCGTCCGCGAGAACAACCTGCCGCAAAAGGCTCTGGTGCTCCACCAGTTCCAGGTGCAAATGATTCAGAACCGCGAAGATCTGAACGTGGATCACCCTGAGCTTGCCTTTGTCCTACACGCTGATGGCCACGGCACTCCGGAGCAGAAGTTCGACACCTGGAACGTTATTCGCCAGGACCTCCAGCCGGAAATCTTCATGGCATGGAAGAACTTCTTTGACGAAGATCAGCCCATGTTCACCCCAGAGCAGACCTACAATGACGTGAAACCGCGACCCTGGTTCGTCTCTTATCAGTAAATTGAGGTTGTACTGCAGCACGCTGCGCACCCCTTGTGGCCCGTTGAGTATTCAAGCCACTGACATGGGGGTGCGCTTTGTGTCTTTTCAGGCGCTCGAAGAACAGCCGAATCAGCACACCGCCGCCGCGAAAAAGCAGCTTGAACAATATTTTTCCGCCAAGCGCCATAGATTTGAGCTCACATTTGATCTTGAGCCGGGGCCAGCTTTCCGGCGACGGGCCCAAAGCATGCTGGATCGTATTCCCTACGGTGAGCGCTGGACCTATTCACAGCTTGCCGGTGCATTGGGGAAGCCGAGCGCGGCACGCGCGGTGGGCAGCGCATGTGCTTCAAACCCTGTACCGGTGCTTCTGCCGTGCCATCGCGTTGTTCCTGCTTCGGGTGGAATCGGCAACTATGCCGGTGGAGTGGCGTGGAAGCAGGCACTATTGGATTTGGAAGCGGGCAATTTAATCGAACACTGGAGGCTCTAGATAATAGAAGTGATCCACCGGGCCATTGCCCTTGCCTACATGCAGCGCATCGGCGTGAACCAACGCGCCGTGTAACCATCGCGTGGCCCAGGTGCATGCCCGCAATAGATCGTCTCCGGCTCCCAGGCGGGTAGCGATGGCGGAGGAAAGTGAGCAACCAGTGCCGTGGGTGTTGAGGGTGTGCACCCGCTCATTGTCGATAATCGCCACTGATTGCGCGCTCACCAGTGCATTCAGTGGTTTGCATCCGAGGTGGCCGCCTTTCACAAGCACGGCAGTGTCACAGTGTTGCTGCAGTTCTTGAGCCTGTTCGATCGCCGCCTCCAAGGAAGTGGCAGGTTCACCACCGGCGAGCACCGCAAGTTCAGGGATATTTGGGGTGATCAGCGTCGCTAGCGGTAGCAGCTCACGTAGCGCATGTTCAGCTTCGTTATCGAGTAGCCGATGCCCACTGGTAGCAACCATCACCGGATCAATTACCACATTGTTCGGCAGTTGCCGCGTGAGCCAATCGCACACGCACTTCACGGTGGCGCTCTGACCAAGCATGCCAATCTTGATGGCATCGATGGCTACATCTTCGCTGATGCTGTTCAATTGCGAGGCCAACACCGACGTTGGTGGGGTAAAAACCTCACGCACGCCTTGCGTATTTTGACTCACGATCGCGGTAATAGCGGATAAGGCGTAACCGCCTGCTGCGCTGATCGCCTTGATGTCCGCTTGCGCCCCTGCGCCACCGGTGGGATCGGTACCGGCGATGGAGAGTACGCGAGGGCGGCTGGGTGCATGAGAAAGGGGAGCTGAGGCGCACATGGATGTGACGCTACATCAGCTCCCCCGAAGGTGCAGGGCTAATGGCTTATCCGGCTGCCCCGAAGAGTGCACCCGCACCGTAGGTGAGCGCAAGGCCCGCCATGCCGCCGATCACCAAACGCATGCAGGAGCGCGAGGGTGAGGTTTCTGAAAGCTTGGCGGATACAAATCCGGTGATGAACAATGCCAGCAAGGTCACCAGTGCTACGGCGATCGCTGCATGAGGTGCTAACCAGGCCGCAAGCAGGGGAAGCAGCGCGCCCAAGGCGAAAGAAATGGCAGAAGAAAACGCGGCGTGGATTGGATTGGTGAGGTCCTCAGAATCGATACCGAGTTCTAAGCGAAGGTGGGCTCGAATGGGATCACCCGCGCTGATTTCTTCTGCGGCTTGAAGCGCAGTGCTCTCCGAGATGCCGTAAGAGCCGAGAATCTGGGCCATCTCGTCGCGTTCCTGTTCAGGGAATTCTTGAAGCTCGCTGCGTTCTTTGGCAATGAGCATCTTCTCAGAATCGTGCTGGGCGGACACAGAAACGTATTCACCGAGCGCCATCGACACTGCACCCGCCACCGTGGACGCAATGCCAGCGGAAAAGATCGCAGCATCCGAACTGCCCGCGGCAATAACGCCTAAAAGTAGGGCAGCTACGGAGACGATGCCGTCATTAGCGCCCAGGACTCCAGCCCGAAGCCAGTTCAGTCTGGAATTTAGGTTGGAATCGTGCGGTTCGTAGTGCTCGAGTACTGATTCGCTGATGCTCATTGTTGCCCCTTTGAGGAAATGGTTGGTGTTGCATCATGCTCACAGGTTGAGCAAAACCCTGCAAGCAACCACATCCAAGCCTTAGTAAAGGCAGGCTTTGCTTTCAGGCCTGGATTCTTAGGCTTCGTGGGGCAGTTGCGGCTCGGCGGCGACGATCTCATCCACCACCATTTCGCGCACCAAGGGGTGATGCGGCAGATCTTCATGTGACACGAAGATCTTGCTGTCCATGTCTTGCACATAGAGATTATTGGCGCCCAGCAAGAAGCAAGACTCCACCGGCTGAATGATTCGATCAGACAAGGTGGTGATGCAGGAATAGTGCACCCCTTTGCAGGTTTCACCTCGGGCGTTGAGTGCCGTGATGATGTCGGAATCGTTGAGCATCTGGAAGCCCGACTGCCCAAAAAAGCCTTGGATTAGCGTGTCCAGCACCGCCCCGCCCCGCTTGGACTTGCCCAGTGGGCTCATGACACCGCCGTGCGTGGTGCCGTGATTGGGCACTCCCAGGCAAACGAGTTGGTGGGTGTATTGAGCCCCGCCCAGGTGGTGCAACCAGCGCCGGGCGATGATCCCACCCTGGGAATGTCCTACGAGAATGAGCTTCTGCGCCCCCGTGATCTGCAGGACCACGTCGAGGTAGGCGGCAACCTGAGCTGTGGATTCTTCCACCAGGGTGGTGGATCGATAGCCGAAATCGGGGGCGAAAACTGCATAGCCGAGGGTGCGCAGGTCCTCGCCCAGCTCCATCCAATCGCCTTTGGTGACGCCAGTGCCGTGGATCAGCACGACGGAGAAGGGATGTTCTGGGGTGGGGCGGGCACGCCAATCGTCTTCAAAAATCCTGCGGGAAGGCAGACGTGCAGCGAGTGGGAGGGTGTGATCCATGATTCGCTTTGGCAAGCTGTGCGCTCCTTCCTATTGTCAAAGAGCTTAGCCCGACGAGTGCATGACGGAAACAGGGAAAGCGGACGTTGGTGGCTTGGCCGCGCTATCGTCGAAAAGTGCAAGGAAACCAGGTGCTACAGGAAGGTCCGATGATGCAAGAGCCACTGATTATTGCGGTGAACGGGAAGACACCAAAAATTCATGAGTCCGCTTTCATTGCGCCGGGTGCCACGATCATTGGTGATGTGGAGATCGGCCCGGATGCTTCGGTGTTTTATGGCTGCGTGTTGCGCGCGGACATTCAAGCGATTCGGGTGGGGGCGCGCACGAATATTCAGGACAATTGCGTGCTCCATGTGGACCGCGACGCCGCTTGCACTCTGGGCGATGATGTCACCGTTGGGCACATGGCGTTGGTGCATGGTTCGCAGGTTGGCGATGGCACCTTGGTTGGTATGAAGGCTACGTTGCTTTCTCGGAGCCGAGTGGGTGCCGGAAGCCTGATCGCTGCGGGTGCCGTGGTGCTGGAGGGGCAAGAGATTCCTGCAAAGTCGCTGGCAGCTGGTATTCCGGCGAAGGTGCGTCGTGAGCTCAGCGATGAGCAATCCCAGTCCTTCATTCCGCACGCGGGCCGCTACGTGGACATTTCCAAGGTTCATGCGGGGCATGCGGAGGTATTGAATTTGCAGGATGTTCGTTTTAGCTAGAGCTTGGCTTTTCGACGCCCCCGGCGGACGTTCCTAGGCGAGTTCGAGGGGGTCGTGCATGAGGCGTTCCATGGCGACAGCGCGTGCAGCGGCGCGAGCGTTCTCCAGGTGCGCCGGATAGATGCGCACCTGCACTGGCTGCGCCGCCTCCTGAAGGAGGCTTTGGTGGAAGAGCCGTGCCTCGGCTTTGGAGCCGAAGGTGTCGCCAGCCAGCACGACCGCGCTGGGGGTGTAGCTTCTGACGAGCTGGATTGAGGCCTCAAGCAGCGAGGATCGCTCAACCTCTAGGGTTCGCACCTCTTTCGCGTCTGCGAGGGCTGCGCCGATAGAGTCATCGGAGTGCAGAACCAAGGTGGTGTGGGGTTCATCGGGAGTCTGACTTTGCAGCTCTGCGCCGGCGATAGCTTGGATGGCGGTGCTGACGCTGAGGGGGACATCGAAGTGGGTGCTCAGCAATTCGTGCAGGGGAACGCCGCGCCATCCGAGGTTTGGGGCGTTAACGTAGCCGAATCTGCCGATGGTGCCGGAGGTGGATACGCCGATTGAGGCCAGGCGCAGATTGGTTGCGGCGGCGACGTGACGAATGGCGTCGGCGATGGTCGCGATGAATTGCTCGGGGCTCTGCTTGGCTGCAGTGGTGTGCACCAGTTGCTCCTGCAAGGCATTCCCGCGAATGGAGTAGGCGCCAACATAGGTGGTGTGCGTACCAATTGCTACGCCAACTTGCACGAATGGGCTTGGGGCGAGCACCAGCGGAATCTTTGGACGGCCTGGCCCTTGCACGATGGCGAGATCGTTTCGCTCCCGGATGAGTTGGGCGTCAAGCAATGCTGCGACAGCGCGGGTGACTGTGGGCTGCGACTTTCCGGTGTACTGCACCAATTCGCCACGGGTGATGGGTTGAAAGTGACGGATGAAGTGCAGGCAAGACGCTGCGGGCAGCGTTGGGCGCGCAAAGTAGGACACGGGGGCTGAGCGCGCGAGGGTGTGCATAAACCGAGAGTCTAGTCAAAGATAGACGTCTCTGTCTAGAAGCGCTGCACCTAGCAGTCCATGAATCCTAGTTCTTGGGCAGAAAACTCCAGGCTCGTGGCGGTTTTTGAACAGCTAGACAAGTAGGTCTAATGCTTCTGAATAAGCGCCGAAGCGCGCTTCTTGGCCTTCTCGCGATCAGATCCCGAAGAGGAACTCTGGATACTTCCACGAGCACGGACGAAGCGGATACCCGATACCAACAGCAAGCCGCCTGCCATATTGCCCAAAGCAACCCACCAGACGAAGCCCAACCAACTCACGATCGAAATGTCCGCGCCAGCGAACATACCGCCGAAAATGTAGAGGGTGTCCAGCACCGAGTGCAACATGCCCGTACCCGCGAGCATGGAACCGCCGATCATGGAAGAAATAACCTGCGGCATTGTCTCCTCAGAATGCTGGTGCATCCTCGTGACCAGGGTCAACATCATGCCGCCCAGTGCGGCCAAGAGGAACCCCGAAAGACTCAATCCCATCGACGAGTAATGCGTGCCTTCCTCAATAAAGTACTCATGCGCGCCGGGATAGGCCTTCACCAGAATCCACATGATAATGGCCGCGCCAATCAAGTTGCCCAGGGCGGTTCCAGCCCAGAAACGTAAAAGACCTCTGAGTGAAGCCTTACCGGCAACCACAGCAGAAACAGGCACCAAGAAGCCCTCAGTGAACAGCTCTGAATGCGCCAGCAACAAAATTACGAAGGCGATGGAAAAGGCGATGCTTCCTAGCAGTTCATTACCGGTTTCGCGCACCACGATATATTTGGCAAGCAGGCCGATGCCGATCTCTAGCCCACCCATAACGCCGGTAGTGATGAGTGCCACCAAAGGCCGTCGAATACGGGTGGTGCCCTCTTCCACCAGACGCTCCGTAGCCTCTGAAACGGAGCTTTCTTCCGAGTTCACGGCGTGGGCTATAGGCTTCTTCTTGGTTACACGAGCATCGTGCGAACCTGCGTGATGAGTGCTCATTGTAGAATTCCTTTGTGGATATGCGGTCTTCGTTATTCATTTGAAGCAATTGGGACATCATAAGCGCGCACACGGGCATTACAAAGAGCAGTACAGATCATGCCAGGAATTCCCTGGTGGCATTCTTCAGCAGCACTACAGGAGCGTTACACTCTGTCTCCATGAGCGTTCCAGCAACACAACCACCGGTCACCCAATTGCGCGCCCGCCCAATGCGGCCGGAGGACATTGATCTGCGTACTCGTGCGTACCTGGCTAACATCAACCGATTTGGTGCACAGTACAGTGCTGAGGACATTGCCCAAGCTCCCTATAGCGAGTACTTGAGCTTTGTTCCGGATCGCGGTGACATCGGCATCGTGCTCTACGACGCCGAAGATCAAGTGGTTGGCACCATGTGGGTCACCTTCATTAAGGGGCTGGGTTATGTTGCTGACAATGTGCCTGAAATGGTGCTCAACGTCGATCCCACTTGGCAGGGACGTGGCGTAGGCTCTTGGCTCATCCAGGAGGCCACCGCACACGGCCGCCACCACGGTTGGCCTGGGATCACGTTGAACGTCGAGAAGCAAAGCCCCGCGCGGAAGCTCTATGCCCGCCACGACTTCGTCACCCAGACGCACTCCACTGATGATTCCTCGATCATGCTGAAGGCCCTGGCGCCGGAGATTCGAAGCGTGGCAGTCTACTGCGACTCCGCCCATGGAGCCCGCGATGAGTTCACCCGTGCAGCGCGCGCATTGGGGGCGGGCTTGGCGGACAGGGGCGTGAAGATGGTGTTCGGCGGCGGCAGCGTGGGTCTCATGGGCGAGACAGCTAACGCTTGCCTTGCAGCGGGTGGGCGAGTACATGGCGTGATGCCAAAGACATTGGTGGACCTGGAGTTGTCGCACCCAGATCTCAGTGAGTTGGATATCACCGAGACAATGGCCGAGCGGAAAACCCGCATGGAGGAGCTGGCCGACGCCTTCGTGGCCTTGCCCGGAGGCATGGGAACGCTTGAAGAACTGTTTGAAGTTCTCGTGCGCCAGCAATTGGGCCCACACACTGGCCCCGTTGGCCTCTTGAATACGGAAGAATTCTGGGATCCGCTGCTCACCGCTTTGCGTTCCATGGCGGATGAGGGGTTCATTCCAGCACGCTATTTGGATGCAATCGTTGTGGCCGAGAACGTGGATGATCTTTTTGATGGTTTCCAACGATGGGCAAGCCCCGGGTTGAAGTGGTAAAAAAGACTTTTCGTTGAAAGGACAAGCTTTGGCCCGAAGCAGCAATGAAGATCGCGCGGCATTTCTCCTTTACCAAGGTGCCCGAGTGATGCAAAGGATCTTTCATGCCTACCTAGATGAATGGAACATCACGTACACGCAGTATTTGGTGTTGCGGCAGCTTTGGCAACGCGATGGTCAAACACTGACCGAGTTGGCAGATCCGCTCGATCTCGACTCGGGTACACTCTCACCCCTGCTGCGGCGCATGGAAAATGCTGGCCTTATTGAACGCAAAGTGGTGGATTTGGATTATCGCCTCAAACGGCTGTTTCTCACCCAACGATCGAAGGATATTCAGCCCCAGGTGGCCAAAATGAACGCTGAAATGGCCGAGGAACTGCAGCTCGGCGATCAAGAAGTTGATGCCTTGGAATCGCTGGTGAACAAGCTCATGGCGCGCTAGGTTCCGCTGTTGCTGCGCCGCAACTTCGGTAGCGCGCTCGCGAGTAACAACACGCCCAGGAGACGGATAATCTGAATCGCCACAACTGCCGGGCCCGCTCCACCTTCAGCGGAAAGGGCCAGGACCGTTTCTAAAGCGCCGGGCGAAGTAGCCAAGTACGCCTCAAAATACGTGATGCCTAGCCAGTGGGTCAGCGGCCAAGCACTTGCGGCGCAGCCAAACAGTAGTACTGCAATAAATGCGAGGGTGGCGGGAAGCAAGCGTGCAAAAGATTTCAACGTGGGAAAAGACAATGAGCCGCCACACATCCACCCGATGCTTAGGAACGCAAAAACGCGCAGAGGATATGGTGGAGTGAAGTCCGCCGGCGGCGCGATGGCTCCCACCAGCAGCATCAACAGCAGTGGCGCCAAGACAGAAGGCACGGGAACGTGTAGTTTTCTGCCCAGGCTTTCGCCGAAGGCGGCAATCAGCACCACGACGGTGATGGCCCACCACGGCTGTTCGTGCATGCTCAGTGCACCGCCCGTGTACTGCGGATGCTCACCTGTTTGCAGCAGCCAATGGGCAACAAAAGGCAAGGATACCGAGACAGCCAAAAGCCTTAGATACTGACTCAATGCGACGTATCGGAAGTCGGCACCAAACTCCCTGGCCAGCAACGGCATGATCGACGCGCCGCCGGCCAGCATGGACAGAATGCCCGTCTGTTTAGAAATCGCGGTTTGGAAATGGGCAAGCAGCAGGCCGCCGATAATCCCAATCCCCAAGGTAATGGCGGTGACCGCCATGCCAGGCAGAACAAATGTCAACAACGTGCCTACACCAGTGGCTAAGAGGGGGAGTGCGGCGATGATCCCGATGAAGCCGCGTCCGAAGCTGAACAATCGCTTGTTCATCGGCAGCTCTTTCCTCGTGCCCAATGCCATCGATGCTGATACCACGATGCCGCCTAAAATCCATGCCGCGGGGACGTCGAATAGCTGCAAAATCCACCCCAAGGCCACCGATGCGGGGACAACGATGGCCCAGCGTGCGGCGAGATTGCGATCCGGTGGCGCTGGAAAAGAGGGCATATGCTCGACAATAGCGATCAAGGAGGTGACCATGTTGGAGCTCAGCGTAGGGGCGTGGGCCACGCTGATTGCTGGTGCTGGCGTTGCGGGATGGATTGACGCCGTAATCGGCGGTGGTGGACTCGTGCTGATTCCGCTGCTGCTGGCGGTATGCCCGGGTTTGGCACCCGCCGCGGCACTGGCCACGAATAAGGTGGCAGGCTTTTCCGGAACCACCTCGGCGGCACTCAGATTGGCGAAACGTTTGCCGCCTCCTCGCGGCTTTATGCTTCGATTCCTGCCGTTGACGGCTCTCGCCTCCGGTGGGGGAGCGCTCATTGCAAGCTCCCTCGACCGAAACGTCATGCGTCCGGCGATCATCGCTTTGCTGTTGTTGGTAGGCATGATTGTCGCGCGTAAACCAGGCTTCGGATCCGGCCCGGGCACAACTCGGCCTCGCCTTGCGCTACTGGTGGCGGTGGCCATTGCGCTTTACGACGGCGCGTTCGGCCCCGGTGCCGGTATGTTTCTCCTTTTGGCGTTTAGCACTTGGCTGGGTGCCGACCTGCTGCACGCAGCACCAATGGCGAAGGCAGTGAATGCTGCCACGAATTTCGGTGCGCTCTGCGTATTCATTATTGAGGGGCAGGTGTGGTGGAGTTTGGGTCTGGTTCTGGCGGTTGCCAATATTTGCGGGGCGCAATTGGGTGCGCGCACTGTGCTGCGCGGCGGCGATCGTTTGCTGCGCATTGCGCTGCTTGTGATGGTAGTAGTGATGAGTGCGGTGTTGGCTTTACAACAGTGGGGTTAGAGGGAAAGAAAAATTAATTGAAGTGGACTGTAATTTATACGCTTCTCTATCGTTAGTGTTCCAGTGACTGTGGCAGCAATGCTTTGCTCGTATCTCTTTGCACCAGTCGTGATAGCTCTAGGAGGCGCGAGAACAAATGACCAGGGAAGCTACGCACTCACATTTTCTGAAATCGTTGGTGTCCTTCGGGCATTGGCA from Corynebacterium gerontici includes these protein-coding regions:
- a CDS encoding M20/M25/M40 family metallo-hydrolase, translated to MQHKLFDDTLALLTSLIQGACVNNLTPESGQEVRNADTLERFFADSGAQVQRFEPVPGRVSIAFTVPGSDPQAAPITLLGHTDVVPVDEARWSLDPFSAEVRDGKIYGRGSVDMLFITAVMAAVTREVAREGGLPGTVTFVGLADEEARGGLGAAWLREHHPDAFSWEHCLSETGGAHLPTADGSDAVTVYVGEKGAAQRRIHVRGDAGHGSAPYAKDSSIVKIGEVARRIAEIQPKVSDDDVWRGFVHAFRFDPQTETAVFSGTDYTPLGELAAFGDAISHLSIAQTVLRAGQAINVLPSHAWLELDIRTLPGQSDEDVDALLYEALDGIDVEIEHLICEEATVSPIEHPLYAVLSEVLQELFPGAAVVPTIAAGGSDLRFARRAGGVGYGFAAHARERTLGAVHAQLHSHDEYLHLEDLDLTLQAYDAVVRKFCGDSRGSE
- the bioB gene encoding biotin synthase BioB codes for the protein MSAAILELAREKVLEKGEGLSKDEVLEVLKLDDSHINELLELAHEVRLKWCGEEVEVEGIISLKTGGCPEDCHFCSQSGLFQSPVRSAWLDIAGLVEAAKQTQKSGATEFCIVAAVKGPDERLMSQLEEAVAAIKSEVDIEVAASVGILTQEQVDRLAAAGVHRYNHNLETARSFFPNVVTTHSWESRRDTLRMVAEAGMEVCSGGILGMGETLEQRAEFAADLAELNPTEVPMNFLDPRPGTPFEDKELMETADALRAIGAFRLALPKTILRFAGGRELTLGDLGTEQGLLGGINAVIVGNYLTTLGRPMEEDLDMLGKLRLPIKALNTSV
- a CDS encoding methylated-DNA--[protein]-cysteine S-methyltransferase is translated as MYCSTLRTPCGPLSIQATDMGVRFVSFQALEEQPNQHTAAAKKQLEQYFSAKRHRFELTFDLEPGPAFRRRAQSMLDRIPYGERWTYSQLAGALGKPSAARAVGSACASNPVPVLLPCHRVVPASGGIGNYAGGVAWKQALLDLEAGNLIEHWRL
- the thiD gene encoding bifunctional hydroxymethylpyrimidine kinase/phosphomethylpyrimidine kinase — encoded protein: MCASAPLSHAPSRPRVLSIAGTDPTGGAGAQADIKAISAAGGYALSAITAIVSQNTQGVREVFTPPTSVLASQLNSISEDVAIDAIKIGMLGQSATVKCVCDWLTRQLPNNVVIDPVMVATSGHRLLDNEAEHALRELLPLATLITPNIPELAVLAGGEPATSLEAAIEQAQELQQHCDTAVLVKGGHLGCKPLNALVSAQSVAIIDNERVHTLNTHGTGCSLSSAIATRLGAGDDLLRACTWATRWLHGALVHADALHVGKGNGPVDHFYYLEPPVFD
- a CDS encoding VIT1/CCC1 transporter family protein, producing MSISESVLEHYEPHDSNLNSRLNWLRAGVLGANDGIVSVAALLLGVIAAGSSDAAIFSAGIASTVAGAVSMALGEYVSVSAQHDSEKMLIAKERSELQEFPEQERDEMAQILGSYGISESTALQAAEEISAGDPIRAHLRLELGIDSEDLTNPIHAAFSSAISFALGALLPLLAAWLAPHAAIAVALVTLLALFITGFVSAKLSETSPSRSCMRLVIGGMAGLALTYGAGALFGAAG
- a CDS encoding esterase/lipase family protein: MDHTLPLAARLPSRRIFEDDWRARPTPEHPFSVVLIHGTGVTKGDWMELGEDLRTLGYAVFAPDFGYRSTTLVEESTAQVAAYLDVVLQITGAQKLILVGHSQGGIIARRWLHHLGGAQYTHQLVCLGVPNHGTTHGGVMSPLGKSKRGGAVLDTLIQGFFGQSGFQMLNDSDIITALNARGETCKGVHYSCITTLSDRIIQPVESCFLLGANNLYVQDMDSKIFVSHEDLPHHPLVREMVVDEIVAAEPQLPHEA
- a CDS encoding gamma carbonic anhydrase family protein, translating into MQEPLIIAVNGKTPKIHESAFIAPGATIIGDVEIGPDASVFYGCVLRADIQAIRVGARTNIQDNCVLHVDRDAACTLGDDVTVGHMALVHGSQVGDGTLVGMKATLLSRSRVGAGSLIAAGAVVLEGQEIPAKSLAAGIPAKVRRELSDEQSQSFIPHAGRYVDISKVHAGHAEVLNLQDVRFS